The following are encoded in a window of Platichthys flesus chromosome 11, fPlaFle2.1, whole genome shotgun sequence genomic DNA:
- the rps27.2 gene encoding 40S ribosomal protein S27.2 — protein MPLAEDLLNPSPELEKRRHKKKRLVQSPNSYFMDVKCPGCYKITTVFSHAQTVVLCVGCSTVLCQPTGGKARLTEGCSFRRKQH, from the exons ATGCCT CTCGCAGAAGATCTCTTGAACCCCAGTCCCGAgttggagaagaggagacacaaGAAGAAACGTCTTGTGCAGAGTcctaattcatattttatggaTGTCAAATGTCCAG GCTGCTACAAGATCACCACGGTGTTCAGCCACGCTCAGACTGTGGTGCTGTGCGTCGGCTGCTCCACGGTCCTCTGCCAGCCCACGGGAGGGAAAGCTCGTCTGACAGAAG GCTGTTCATTCAGGAGGAAACAGCACTAG
- the rab13 gene encoding ras-related protein Rab-13 yields the protein MAKKYDFLYKLLLIGDSGVGKTCLIIRFAEDNFNSTYISTIGIDFKVKTIEVDGKKVKLQVWDTAGQERFKTITTAYYRGAMGIILVYDITDEKSFENIQNWMKSITQNASAGVSRMLLGNKCDIEAKRKVTKETGEKLAKDHGIRFFETSAKSSINVDESFLAFASDILQKSNKKPGPTGREVKITSSAAKKSSNCALL from the exons ATGGCGAAAAAGTACGATTTCCTCTACAAATTGTTGCTCATCGGGGACAGCGGCGTGGGGAAAACATGTCTGATCATCCGCTTCGCTGAGGACAATTTCAACTCCACGTACATCTCCACCATCG GCATTGACTTCAAAGTGAAAACCATCGAAGTGGACGGGAAGAAAGTGAAACTACAAGTCTG GGACACAGCAGGGCAGGAGAGGTTCAAGACCATTACGACAGCCTACTACAGAGGAGCCATG GGCATCATCCTGGTGTACGACATCACGGACGAGAAGTCCTTCGAGAACATTCAGAACTGGATGAAGAGCATCACGCAG AACGCATCAGCCGGGGTCAGTCGGATGTTGCTAGGAAATAAGTGCGACATTGAGGCAAAGCGGAAGGTGACCAAAGAGACGGGAGAGAAG CTGGCTAAGGATCACGGCATCAGGTTCTTTGAGACCAGTGCAAAGTCCAGCATTAACGTCGATGAG TCTTTCCTGGCTTTTGCAAGCGACATACTACAGAAATCCAACAAGAAACCA GGCCCCACAGGTCGAGAGGTGAAAATCACCAGCAGCGCAGCGAAGAAATCCTCCAATTGTGCTCTTCTCTAG